The DNA region GGAACTCGGCAAAGTTCTCGCCAAAAAAATTGCCGCCGAACTGGACAGCCAGGACGAGCCGCAGCTGAGCCACGACTCGTCCACCAACACCCTGATTGAGCGCTACCGCTCACGGCGCACCTCCTGAAACCGGAGTTCTGTCGGGCTTTAGAGCTTCAAACAGGGCAGTGATAAAACCAGGGTGAAGTCGTCGCCCAGGGCTTCTTGTCGCTGGTGAACTTGACTACTGACTGCAGCTAACTTCGATCCGGCCGTCTGGGCTGAGCCTGTTCAGGAATTCAGAGCCTTGAGCCTCCTGTTCGATTATGTGTTTTCTTAATCTTGAAAAATATGACGATGCGTTTTCTGTCTCTGGGACGCCAAGTTCGCGCAGGCGATTCTGCTCTGCGGCTTAATCCTTGGAAGGAGTGTCACCCCCACCCTGTGAAGTCACGCTTAAGACACTTATTTTAAGTCGATATGCTCCTTTTTGCTGATGTGATGTCCACGCGGAGTCGGCGCACCCGATGACCCAGCCGACAACCGAAACCTTTGATCTGGCACTGCTGCTTCAGGCCCTGCGCACTTACCGCCGGGGCGACTTCAGCGTGCGCCTGCCCACCGATTGGGAGGGCCTGGCCGGCAAAATCGCCGATACCTTCAACGAGACGGTCGAGGAAACTGGCCGCATCACCGAGGACATCACGCGCGTCCGGCACACCGTGGTGCAGGAAGGCAACCTGCGCCAGCGCGTTCCCACCGGCACCAGCACCGGGCAGTGGCACACCTTGATCGAGAACGTGAACGGCCTGATCGACGGCCTGAGCTGGCCCACCACCGAGATGACCCGCGTGGTCACGGCGGTGGCGCACGGTGACCTGTCGCAGAACATGGCCGCCGAAGTAGAGGGCCGCCCCATGCAGGGCCAGTTCCTTCAGATCGTCACGACCATGAACACCATGGTGGAGCAGCTCAAGGCCTTCGCGTCCGAGGTGACGCGCGTCGCGCGCGAGGTGGGCACCGAGGGCAAACTGGGCGGGCAGGCCAACGTGACGGGCGTGGACGGCATCTGGAAAGACCTGACCGACAACGTGAACTTCATGGCGAACAACCTGACCGGGCAGGTGCGCAACATCGCCGAGGTCACGACCGCCGTGGCGAACGGTGACCTGAGCCGCAAGATCACGGTGGACGCTCGTGGCGAGATTCTTGACCTGAAGAACACCATCAACACCATGGTCGATCAACTCAACGCCTTTGCCGGGGAAGTCACCCGCGTGGCGCGTGAAGTGGGCACCGAGGGGCAACTGGGCGGCCAGGCCGATGTGCGCGGCGTCGGGGGCACCTGGAAAGACCTCACCGACAACGTGAACAGCATGGCGAACAACCTGACCGGACAGGTGCGCAACATCGCCGACGTGACCACCGCCGTCGCCAACGGCGATCTGAGCAAGAAAATCACCGTGGCAGCGCGGGGCGAGATTCTGGAACTCAAGAACACCATCAACACTATGGTGGATCAGCTCAATTCGTTCGCCGGGGAAGTGACGCGCGTGGCCCGTGAAGTGGGCACCGAGGGGCAACTGGGCGGCCAGGCCGATGTGCGCGGCGTCGGCGGCACCTGGAAAGACCTCACCGACAACGTGAACAGCATGGCGAACAACCTGACCGGACAGGTGCGCAACATCGCCGACGTCACCACGGCTGTGGCGAACGGTGACCTGAGCCGCAAGATCACGGTGGACGCCCGCGGCGAGATTCTCGACCTGAAGAACACCATCAACACCATGGTCGATCAACTCAACGCCTTCGCGTCCGAGGTAACGCGCGTGGCCCGCGAGGTGGGCACCGAGGGCAAACTGGGCGGGCAGGCCGATGTGCGCGGCGTGGGCGGCACCTGGAAAGACCTGACCGACAACGTGAATTTCATGGCGTCGAACCTCACCGATCAGGTGCGCAACATCGCCTTCGTGACGACTGCCGTGGCGAACGGCGACCTCAGCAAGAAAATTACCGTAGACGTGAAAGGTGAGTTGCTGGACTTGAAGAACACCATCAACGTCATGGTGGATCAGCTCAATTCGTTCGCTGGGGAAGTAACGCGCGTGGCCCGCGAGGTGGGCACCGAGGGGCAACTGGGCGGGCAGGCCGACGTGCGCGGCGTGGGCGGCACCTGGAAAGACCTCACCGACAACGTGAACAGCATGGCGAACAACCTGACCGATCAGGTGCGTGGTATCGCGCGGGTCGTGACGGCGGTCGCCGGCGGCGAGCTGAACCGCAAGCTGAACGTGAAGGCGCAGGGCGAAATTGCCGAGCTGGCCGAGACCATCAACTCCATGATCGATACGCTGGCCACCTTCGCGCAGCAGGTCACCACCGTGGCGCGCGAGGTGGGCACTGAGGGCAAACTGGGCGGGCAGGCCAACGTGCCCGGCGCCAGCGGCACCTGGAAAGACCTGACCGACAACGTGAACGGGCTGGCCGCCAACCTGACCACGCAGGTGCGCGCCATTGCCGAGGTGGCGACCGCCGTGACCAAGGGCGACCTGACCCGCAGCATCTCGGTGAACGCCAGCGGGGAGCTGGACGCGCTGAAGAACAACCTCAACGAGATGATCGTGAACCTGCGCGAAACCACCGAGAAGAACACCGAACAGGACTGGCTCAAGACCAACCTGGCCAAGTTCACCGGGATGCTTCAGGGCCAGCGCGACCTGCTGACCGTCAGCCGCCTGATCCTGTCGGAACTCGCGCCGCTGGTGCGTGCCCGCCACGGGGTCTTTTACACGCTGGACGAGGAAACGCCCGAACCCACCCTGAAATTGCAGGCCAGTTACGCCTACCGCGAGCGCAAGGGGCTGGGCAACCGCTTCCGGCTGGGCGAGGGGCTGGTGGGGCAGGCGGCGCTGGAGCAGGAACTGATCGTGCTGAGCGACGTGCCGGGCGATTACGTGCAGATCAACAGCGGGCTGGGCGCGGCCCCGCCGACCACCATCGTGGTGCTGCCGGTGGTGTTCGAGGGCCAGACCAAGGCCGTCATCGAACTGGCGTCCTTCGAGCGCTTCAGCGCCACGCACTTGACTTTCCTGGAGCAGTTCACCGAGTCGGTGGGCATCGTGCTGAACACCATTCAGGCCACCATGCGCACCGAGACGCTGCTCAGGCAGTCGCAGGGCATGGCCCAGGAACTCCAGAGCCAGCAGGAGGAACTGCGCCAGACCAACGAGGAGCTGGAGCAAAAAGCCAGACTCTTGGCCGACCAGAACCGCGAGGTGGAAGCCAAGAACGGGCAGGTGGAGGCCGCCCGCCACGCGCTGGAGGAAAAGGCCGCGCAGCTTGCCCTGACCAGCAAGTACAAGAGCGAATTCCTGGCCAACATGAGCCACGAGCTGCGCACGCCGCTGAACAGCCTGCTGCTGCTGGCCAACCAGCTGCGCGACGACCCCGAGCGCAACCTCTCGGAGCAGCAGCGCGCTTACGCCCG from Deinococcus fonticola includes:
- a CDS encoding response regulator, whose protein sequence is MTQPTTETFDLALLLQALRTYRRGDFSVRLPTDWEGLAGKIADTFNETVEETGRITEDITRVRHTVVQEGNLRQRVPTGTSTGQWHTLIENVNGLIDGLSWPTTEMTRVVTAVAHGDLSQNMAAEVEGRPMQGQFLQIVTTMNTMVEQLKAFASEVTRVAREVGTEGKLGGQANVTGVDGIWKDLTDNVNFMANNLTGQVRNIAEVTTAVANGDLSRKITVDARGEILDLKNTINTMVDQLNAFAGEVTRVAREVGTEGQLGGQADVRGVGGTWKDLTDNVNSMANNLTGQVRNIADVTTAVANGDLSKKITVAARGEILELKNTINTMVDQLNSFAGEVTRVAREVGTEGQLGGQADVRGVGGTWKDLTDNVNSMANNLTGQVRNIADVTTAVANGDLSRKITVDARGEILDLKNTINTMVDQLNAFASEVTRVAREVGTEGKLGGQADVRGVGGTWKDLTDNVNFMASNLTDQVRNIAFVTTAVANGDLSKKITVDVKGELLDLKNTINVMVDQLNSFAGEVTRVAREVGTEGQLGGQADVRGVGGTWKDLTDNVNSMANNLTDQVRGIARVVTAVAGGELNRKLNVKAQGEIAELAETINSMIDTLATFAQQVTTVAREVGTEGKLGGQANVPGASGTWKDLTDNVNGLAANLTTQVRAIAEVATAVTKGDLTRSISVNASGELDALKNNLNEMIVNLRETTEKNTEQDWLKTNLAKFTGMLQGQRDLLTVSRLILSELAPLVRARHGVFYTLDEETPEPTLKLQASYAYRERKGLGNRFRLGEGLVGQAALEQELIVLSDVPGDYVQINSGLGAAPPTTIVVLPVVFEGQTKAVIELASFERFSATHLTFLEQFTESVGIVLNTIQATMRTETLLRQSQGMAQELQSQQEELRQTNEELEQKARLLADQNREVEAKNGQVEAARHALEEKAAQLALTSKYKSEFLANMSHELRTPLNSLLLLANQLRDDPERNLSEQQRAYARTIYASGNDLLNLINDILDLSKIESGTVTADPTNVPLSSIRESLESTFTHVAADKGLALAVNFSAELPRTVMTDETRVLQILKNLLSNAFKFTEKGTVTLEAAPVTHGWSSDQTPLNRAPAVVAFRVSDTGIGIPEDKQRVIFEAFQQADGSTSRKYGGTGLGLAISRELARLLGGEITLESTPGRGSTFTLYLPTQYRPQDAAPDSRGTQNTLEYAQSVPSQYGQTPYGQLQYAPAPILPAPLLPAPMKAAPLETTAEAQARGGGASHSGDSDGAEMPVDDRALLQAGDRTLLIVEDDPTYAGILLEVAHEKGFMGLIAARGDQALSLAQTYRPMAITLDLTLPDTNGWAVLDALKHDPLTRHIPVHIVSGQEPSLVGRKLGAVAHTTKSGNPQELANVFTSLDAFLARRMKSVLIVEDDELQRRNIEELIGDTDVQTTAVNTGGEALDALAGASYDCIVLDLHLPDMSGFELMTTLQETPAYRAIPIIVYTAQELTRAQETELRRAAKSIIVKDVRSPERLLDEVTLFLHRVEANLSEDKRQALSAARQQEPQLHGRKILIVDDDIRNIFALTAVLERHQMEIITAENGREAIAQLDHHPDTDLVLMDVMMPELDGYETTRLIRQNPQFASLPIISLTAKAMPGDREHSIESGASDYISKPVNTAQLLALLRVWLSR